The uncultured Desulfuromonas sp. genome has a segment encoding these proteins:
- the glgA gene encoding glycogen synthase GlgA: MKILFATSEAYPLIKTGGLADVSSGLPAALHALGEEVRVVIPAYRDALSAVGAVEELATYDVTGCGVTRTVTVLSAVEKPFDAEVLLLAVDDLFNRPGNPYQNADGEDWWDNGERFGLFSRAVAEMAMDRAGVRWQPDVVHCHDWQTGLVPAFLSLETPRPRTVFTIHNLSYPGRFPYALFAGLELPADWWHYSKLEFYNSLSMIKGGIVFADQVTTVSPSYAEEICLPEHGFGLDGTLQQCRAEQRLSGIINGMDTRVWNPATDEHIPYRYTVHKGRVAQKKRNKQALLTQMAGEQLAAAVDAPLCGFVGRLVEQKGIDLIVDAVPDWLENSDACFVFIGSGQAQYETLLRELAERHPGRVFVHIGYSEDMAHLLEAGCDLFLMPSRFEPCGLNQMYSLTYGTPPVVHATGGLKDTVVDATADSLKLGEGTGFVFNAPSSDALRDTVLRALALYRRPRSWQQLQKNGMLKDFSWQRSAERYLQVYRSGGM; encoded by the coding sequence ATGAAAATACTGTTTGCGACCTCGGAAGCTTATCCGCTGATTAAAACCGGCGGACTGGCCGATGTCAGCTCGGGGTTGCCCGCGGCCTTACACGCGTTGGGAGAAGAGGTCCGGGTGGTGATCCCGGCGTATCGCGACGCCCTGTCCGCTGTTGGCGCGGTCGAGGAGCTGGCCACCTATGACGTCACGGGCTGTGGTGTCACCCGCACCGTCACGGTGCTGTCAGCCGTGGAGAAACCGTTTGACGCCGAAGTGTTGCTGCTGGCGGTGGATGATCTGTTCAATCGGCCCGGCAATCCCTATCAGAACGCTGACGGCGAAGACTGGTGGGATAACGGTGAACGGTTTGGCCTGTTCAGTCGCGCCGTCGCTGAGATGGCCATGGATCGCGCCGGTGTGCGCTGGCAGCCCGATGTGGTGCACTGTCACGATTGGCAGACCGGTCTGGTGCCCGCGTTCCTCAGTCTCGAAACGCCGCGGCCGCGCACGGTATTCACCATTCACAACCTGTCTTATCCGGGCCGGTTTCCCTATGCGCTGTTTGCGGGACTTGAGCTGCCTGCCGACTGGTGGCACTACAGCAAACTTGAATTCTACAACAGCCTGTCGATGATCAAGGGCGGTATTGTTTTTGCCGATCAGGTGACCACGGTCAGTCCCAGTTATGCCGAGGAGATCTGTCTGCCCGAGCACGGTTTCGGCTTGGATGGGACCTTGCAGCAATGTCGTGCTGAACAGCGTTTGAGCGGCATCATCAACGGCATGGATACCCGCGTGTGGAACCCGGCCACTGATGAGCATATTCCCTATCGTTACACGGTGCACAAAGGGCGGGTGGCACAGAAAAAACGCAACAAACAGGCGCTCCTGACTCAAATGGCCGGTGAGCAGCTGGCGGCTGCGGTTGACGCACCGTTGTGCGGCTTTGTCGGGCGGCTGGTAGAGCAGAAGGGGATTGATCTGATCGTCGATGCCGTACCCGACTGGCTGGAAAACAGTGACGCCTGTTTTGTGTTTATCGGCAGCGGTCAGGCGCAGTATGAGACGCTGTTGCGTGAATTGGCCGAGCGCCATCCCGGGCGGGTGTTTGTTCATATCGGTTATTCGGAGGACATGGCCCATTTGCTTGAAGCAGGCTGCGATCTGTTTTTGATGCCGTCGCGCTTTGAGCCCTGCGGTCTTAATCAGATGTACAGTCTCACCTATGGCACACCACCGGTGGTTCATGCTACCGGTGGCCTTAAAGACACGGTGGTTGATGCCACAGCCGACAGCCTCAAACTGGGTGAGGGGACGGGGTTTGTCTTCAACGCGCCATCCAGTGATGCATTACGTGATACCGTGTTGCGGGCTCTGGCGCTGTATCGGCGTCCACGCAGCTGGCAGCAATTACAGAAAAACGGCATGCTCAAGGATTTCAGCTGGCAACGCAGCGCTGAGCGTTATCTGCAAGTTTACCGTTCGGGAGGGATGTGA
- a CDS encoding phosphomannomutase: MELTCFKAYDIRGRLPDELNEEIAYRIGRAYAEFLKPQKVIVGRDVRLSSASLCEALAEGLTDAGVDVFDIGLCGTEEVYFATFSQNMDGGIMVTASHNPMDFNGMKLVREQSKPISSDTGLKEIQTMVAANRFAEPQRQGKVQALDVTEQYVDHLLSYIDVSVLKPLKVVVNAGNGCAGPTIDRLEKYLPFEFIKIYHEPDGHFPNGIPNPILPENRAATVDALKAHQADVGIAWDGDFDRCFFFDETGRFIEGYYLVGLLGLALLQSNPGAKIIHDPRLVWNTIDMVSEAGGQAIQCKSGHAFIKERMRSEDAIYGGEMSAHHYFRDFSYCDSGMIPWLLVLEIMGRTGNSLSSLVDQRIALFPASGEINRHVDDAQATIERVRAHYSPQAISEDFTDGVSLEFDQWRFNLRMSNTEPVVRLNVESRGDQALMEQKTAEVLEILGGE, translated from the coding sequence ATGGAGTTGACCTGTTTTAAAGCCTATGACATTCGCGGGCGGCTGCCCGATGAACTCAATGAAGAGATTGCCTACCGGATCGGTCGTGCCTATGCGGAATTTCTCAAGCCGCAAAAGGTGATTGTCGGACGCGATGTGCGTCTGTCCAGTGCCTCGCTATGTGAAGCTCTGGCCGAAGGATTGACCGATGCCGGGGTGGATGTGTTTGATATCGGCTTGTGCGGTACTGAAGAGGTGTACTTTGCGACGTTCAGCCAGAACATGGACGGTGGCATCATGGTCACGGCCAGCCATAATCCCATGGATTTTAACGGCATGAAACTGGTGCGTGAGCAATCGAAACCGATCAGCAGTGACACCGGTCTCAAAGAGATCCAGACCATGGTTGCCGCCAATCGCTTTGCCGAGCCGCAACGCCAGGGTAAAGTACAGGCCCTCGATGTGACCGAGCAGTATGTTGATCATCTGCTCAGCTACATCGATGTCAGTGTTCTGAAGCCGCTCAAGGTGGTGGTCAATGCCGGTAACGGTTGCGCCGGACCCACCATTGACCGGTTGGAAAAATATCTGCCGTTTGAATTCATCAAAATTTATCATGAACCGGACGGGCATTTCCCCAACGGCATTCCCAATCCGATTCTGCCGGAAAATCGTGCTGCGACCGTTGATGCCCTCAAGGCGCATCAGGCCGACGTCGGCATTGCCTGGGACGGTGACTTTGATCGCTGCTTCTTCTTTGATGAAACCGGCCGGTTTATTGAAGGCTACTATCTGGTCGGCCTGCTCGGCTTAGCGCTGCTGCAGAGCAATCCCGGCGCCAAGATCATTCATGATCCGCGCCTGGTGTGGAACACCATCGATATGGTCAGCGAGGCCGGAGGTCAGGCCATCCAGTGCAAGTCGGGCCACGCGTTTATCAAAGAGAGGATGCGCAGCGAAGATGCCATTTACGGCGGCGAAATGAGTGCGCATCATTACTTCCGCGATTTCTCCTATTGCGACAGCGGCATGATTCCATGGCTGTTGGTGCTGGAGATCATGGGCCGTACCGGTAACAGCCTGTCGAGTCTGGTCGATCAGCGCATCGCGCTGTTTCCGGCCAGTGGTGAAATCAATCGCCATGTTGATGATGCCCAGGCCACCATCGAGAGGGTTCGCGCCCATTACAGTCCCCAGGCCATCAGTGAAGATTTTACCGACGGCGTCAGCCTCGAATTTGATCAGTGGCGCTTCAATCTGCGCATGTCCAATACCGAGCCGGTGGTGCGTCTCAATGTTGAATCACGGGGTGATCAGGCTTTGATGGAACAGAAGACGGCCGAAGTTCTTGAAATTCTCGGCGGCGAATGA
- a CDS encoding glycogen/starch/alpha-glucan phosphorylase, translating into MVIPDFERETENVVRKVLKCLGDDEESLEASFLHYLYNTFGRHLQSPHYYLFKALSFSVRDRLMARWRDTWLSHYQAGTKKAYYLSMEFLIGRSLLNNLLSLDIEEPVRQVLHQLGETLEEVESAERDAGLGNGGLGRLAACFMDSCATLQLPVMGYGLRYKYGMFRQRIQNGYQMEDPDPWLRHGEYPWEVQRADYTCVIPFGGCTRMYKEPHSGRLIVHWDHDEEVLAVPYDVPIAGYKNQTVNTLRLWSAASVEDFNLSEFNAGSYYEAVAEKNEAESITMVLYPNDANESGKELRLRQQYFLVSASLQDILKHWKRTHGADFSTFSENNVFQLNDTHPSLAVVELMRLLVDEEHLEWDEAWGIVTRTMAYTNHTLLPEALETWSVSLLRRMLPRHLEIIYEVNSRFLAEVSMKWPGDEQRVQRMSLIDPNDRVRMAHLALVGSFSINGVAELHSRLLREGLFQDFYQLWPEKFNNKTNGVTPRRWLACANPQLRELLFETIGDGWMTDLSQLSKLEDYVDDRGFCQRWRQIRQHNKKRLADLVHQRTGIVVNPEAMFDVQVKRIHEYKRQLLNVLHIIHLYARIKFERPSHWTNRCVIIGGKAAPGYAMAKKIIKLIHNVANVVNNDPEIGDRLKLVFLPDYNVSAMEVICAGTDLSEQISTAGKEASGTGNMKFMMNGAITIGTLDGANVEIREAVGEENFFLFGLHADQVEQQRQTYRPAAVIAGDDDLKLVMQLLKSGHFNRFERGIFDDIIASLTSPHDPWMTLADFRSYVECQKRVAELFTDEVAWTRMSLINSARSGRFSTDRTMREYNEDIWRLTPVEVQTAQLPD; encoded by the coding sequence ATGGTCATTCCAGATTTTGAGCGTGAAACGGAAAACGTTGTCCGCAAGGTTTTGAAGTGCCTGGGTGATGACGAGGAGAGCCTCGAAGCGAGTTTTCTCCATTACCTGTACAACACCTTCGGACGTCATCTGCAATCGCCCCATTACTATTTGTTCAAGGCACTGTCTTTTAGCGTGCGCGACCGGCTGATGGCCCGTTGGCGGGATACCTGGCTGTCCCATTATCAGGCCGGCACCAAAAAAGCCTATTATCTGTCGATGGAATTTCTGATCGGCCGCTCGCTGCTCAACAACCTGTTAAGCCTGGATATCGAAGAGCCGGTACGGCAGGTGTTGCATCAGCTCGGCGAGACCCTCGAAGAGGTGGAAAGCGCGGAACGTGATGCCGGACTGGGCAATGGCGGTCTCGGCCGTCTGGCCGCCTGCTTTATGGACAGTTGTGCCACCTTACAGCTGCCGGTGATGGGCTATGGGCTGCGCTATAAATACGGCATGTTCCGCCAGCGGATTCAGAACGGTTATCAGATGGAAGACCCGGATCCCTGGTTGCGTCACGGCGAATATCCCTGGGAGGTGCAACGCGCCGATTACACCTGTGTCATCCCCTTTGGCGGCTGCACACGCATGTACAAAGAGCCGCATAGCGGCCGGTTGATCGTTCACTGGGATCATGATGAGGAAGTGCTGGCCGTGCCCTACGATGTCCCGATTGCCGGCTATAAAAACCAGACGGTCAACACGTTGCGGTTGTGGTCGGCGGCCTCGGTCGAAGATTTTAACCTGTCGGAGTTTAACGCCGGTTCCTACTATGAAGCGGTGGCGGAGAAAAATGAGGCGGAGAGCATCACCATGGTGCTGTATCCCAATGATGCCAACGAGTCCGGCAAGGAATTACGTCTCCGGCAGCAGTATTTTCTGGTGTCGGCCAGTTTGCAGGATATCCTCAAGCACTGGAAGCGCACCCATGGTGCCGATTTCAGCACTTTTTCCGAAAACAATGTCTTTCAGTTGAACGACACTCATCCCAGCTTAGCCGTGGTTGAGTTGATGCGTCTGCTGGTTGATGAAGAACATCTTGAGTGGGATGAGGCCTGGGGTATTGTCACGCGCACCATGGCCTACACCAATCACACTTTGTTGCCCGAAGCTCTGGAGACCTGGTCCGTCTCTTTGTTGCGGCGCATGTTGCCACGTCATCTGGAGATTATTTACGAGGTCAACAGCCGTTTTCTCGCCGAGGTTTCCATGAAGTGGCCCGGTGATGAACAACGCGTGCAGCGGATGTCACTCATCGACCCCAACGACCGGGTACGCATGGCCCATCTTGCTCTGGTCGGCAGCTTTTCCATCAACGGCGTGGCTGAATTGCATTCGCGCCTGTTGCGTGAAGGGTTGTTCCAAGACTTCTATCAGTTATGGCCGGAAAAGTTCAACAATAAGACCAACGGTGTGACGCCGCGGCGCTGGCTGGCCTGCGCCAACCCGCAACTTCGTGAACTTTTGTTTGAAACCATCGGCGATGGCTGGATGACCGATTTGTCGCAGTTGTCCAAACTGGAAGACTATGTTGATGACCGGGGCTTTTGCCAGCGTTGGCGGCAGATCCGCCAGCATAATAAAAAGCGCCTTGCCGATCTGGTCCATCAACGCACCGGGATTGTGGTGAATCCCGAGGCCATGTTCGATGTCCAGGTCAAACGTATTCACGAATACAAACGGCAGTTGCTCAATGTGTTGCATATTATCCATCTTTACGCGCGGATTAAATTTGAACGCCCCAGCCACTGGACCAACCGTTGTGTGATCATCGGTGGCAAAGCGGCTCCCGGTTATGCCATGGCCAAAAAGATCATCAAACTGATCCATAATGTCGCCAATGTGGTCAACAACGATCCGGAAATCGGCGACCGCCTCAAACTGGTGTTTCTACCGGATTATAACGTCTCAGCCATGGAAGTAATCTGCGCCGGAACCGATCTGTCCGAGCAGATTTCCACCGCCGGAAAAGAAGCTTCCGGCACCGGAAACATGAAATTCATGATGAATGGTGCCATCACCATCGGCACCCTGGACGGAGCCAACGTCGAGATTCGCGAGGCTGTCGGCGAAGAGAATTTCTTTCTGTTCGGCCTGCATGCCGACCAAGTGGAGCAGCAGCGCCAAACCTATCGGCCTGCCGCCGTCATTGCCGGTGATGATGACCTCAAACTGGTGATGCAACTGCTCAAGTCAGGACATTTCAACCGTTTTGAACGGGGGATTTTCGACGATATTATTGCCTCGTTGACCAGTCCCCATGATCCGTGGATGACCCTGGCCGATTTCCGCAGCTATGTGGAGTGCCAGAAGCGGGTGGCCGAGTTGTTTACTGACGAAGTGGCCTGGACGCGGATGAGTCTGATCAACAGTGCACGCAGTGGACGCTTCTCTACCGACCGCACCATGCGCGAATACAACGAAGATATCTGGCGCTTGACCCCGGTGGAAGTGCAGACCGCGCAACTGCCGGACTGA
- the glgB gene encoding 1,4-alpha-glucan branching protein GlgB: MIEEPLTADHYDVRCLVEGRHYDPFALLGYHETPTDDWIIREWLPTATRAWIVDGPQLEAVGDSGIFRALISAEQRQRLGDHYHIAWQEADGSEHQLVSPYTFLPQIGDVDLHLFAEGRHWYLYEVLGARTCSLDGIDGVLFAVWAPSAERVSVVGGFNAWNGLRHPMRSRGQSGVWELFIPGLRSDDRYKFEIRDQWGQVHQKTDPYARSMEMRPRTASIIHHSQHDWRDHDWMEQRRSYDWQHQPLSIYEVHLGSWQRRDDQRFLNYRELAHRLVDYVLWMGFTHINLLPISEHPLDESWGYQTTGYYAPTRRFGDPDDFRYFVDHCHQNGIGVFLDWVPAHFPKDDYALARFDGTALYEHEDPRLGEHQDWGTYIFNFGRNEVRNFLIANALYWMREFHLDGLRVDAVASMLYLDYSRDPGQWLPNAYGGNENLDAIDFIKTLNTEIHAQYPGAVLMAEESTSWPMVSRPTWMGGLGFSMKWNMGWMNDTLGYFSQNPVYRSYHHNELTFSQMYAYFENFILPLSHDEVVHLKHSLVDKMPGDVWQKRANLRLLFGYMMVHPGKKLLFMGGEFAQWDEWDCRHSLDWSVCEDPGHRGVQLLMRDLNRLYRQETALHLHDFEAQGFDWIDCHDHQQSVLSFIRQAGDEQLICLFNFTPVVREGYRIGLPRRGCYRELINSDAEIYGGSNVGLSGRLCSEDQSWMGRPVSGVVTLPPLAMLVLKWEGDL, translated from the coding sequence ATGATTGAAGAACCGTTGACTGCGGATCATTACGATGTCAGATGCCTTGTCGAGGGCCGTCATTACGATCCGTTTGCCCTGCTTGGCTACCATGAAACACCGACGGACGACTGGATCATTCGTGAATGGTTGCCGACGGCAACACGGGCGTGGATCGTTGATGGCCCGCAACTGGAGGCCGTCGGCGACAGCGGCATCTTCCGTGCGCTGATCAGTGCTGAGCAGAGGCAGCGTCTCGGCGATCATTATCACATCGCCTGGCAGGAAGCCGACGGTTCCGAGCATCAGCTCGTCTCTCCCTACACGTTTTTACCCCAGATCGGCGATGTCGATCTGCATCTGTTCGCCGAAGGGCGCCACTGGTATCTCTATGAGGTCCTCGGCGCCCGCACCTGCAGCCTCGACGGCATTGACGGCGTGTTGTTCGCGGTATGGGCGCCTTCGGCGGAGCGGGTTTCCGTGGTGGGTGGCTTCAATGCCTGGAACGGTCTGCGCCATCCCATGCGTTCCCGCGGCCAATCCGGGGTCTGGGAGCTGTTCATCCCCGGGTTGCGGTCCGATGATCGCTACAAGTTTGAGATTCGTGACCAATGGGGCCAGGTCCATCAGAAAACCGATCCCTACGCCCGGTCCATGGAGATGCGGCCGCGCACCGCGTCCATCATTCATCACAGTCAGCATGACTGGCGCGACCATGACTGGATGGAACAACGCCGCAGCTACGACTGGCAGCATCAACCGCTGAGTATTTACGAAGTACATCTCGGTTCGTGGCAGCGGCGCGACGATCAGCGCTTTCTCAACTATCGCGAATTGGCCCACCGTCTGGTGGACTATGTGCTGTGGATGGGCTTTACCCACATCAATCTGTTGCCGATCAGCGAGCATCCCCTCGATGAATCATGGGGCTATCAGACCACCGGTTACTATGCCCCGACACGCCGGTTCGGTGATCCCGACGATTTTCGCTATTTTGTCGATCACTGCCATCAGAACGGTATCGGTGTCTTTCTCGACTGGGTGCCGGCCCATTTTCCCAAGGATGATTATGCCCTGGCCCGCTTTGACGGCACTGCGCTTTATGAGCACGAAGACCCGCGTCTCGGCGAACACCAGGATTGGGGCACGTACATTTTTAATTTCGGCCGCAACGAGGTGCGCAATTTTCTCATTGCCAACGCCCTGTACTGGATGCGCGAATTTCATCTTGACGGCTTGAGGGTTGATGCCGTGGCGTCGATGCTCTATCTCGATTATTCACGTGATCCGGGACAATGGCTGCCCAACGCTTACGGCGGCAACGAAAATCTTGACGCCATCGATTTTATCAAAACGCTTAATACCGAGATTCATGCCCAGTATCCCGGAGCGGTACTGATGGCCGAAGAATCGACCTCATGGCCGATGGTGTCACGTCCGACCTGGATGGGCGGACTGGGCTTTTCCATGAAATGGAATATGGGCTGGATGAACGACACCCTCGGCTATTTTTCGCAGAATCCGGTCTATCGTTCCTACCATCACAATGAGCTGACCTTCAGCCAGATGTATGCCTATTTCGAGAACTTTATCCTGCCGCTGTCGCATGACGAAGTGGTGCATCTCAAACACTCCCTGGTCGACAAGATGCCCGGCGATGTGTGGCAGAAGCGGGCCAACCTGCGGCTGCTGTTCGGCTACATGATGGTCCATCCGGGCAAGAAGCTGCTGTTTATGGGCGGTGAATTTGCCCAGTGGGACGAGTGGGACTGTCGCCACAGTCTTGACTGGTCGGTATGCGAGGACCCGGGCCATCGCGGCGTGCAGTTACTGATGCGCGACCTCAACCGCCTCTATCGCCAGGAAACCGCCCTGCATCTCCACGATTTTGAGGCACAGGGGTTTGACTGGATCGATTGCCATGATCACCAGCAGTCTGTGTTAAGCTTTATTCGTCAAGCCGGTGACGAACAACTCATCTGCCTGTTTAATTTTACCCCGGTGGTGCGTGAAGGCTACCGCATCGGTTTGCCGCGCCGCGGCTGCTATCGGGAATTGATCAACAGTGACGCCGAGATCTACGGTGGCAGCAATGTCGGCCTGTCGGGTCGTTTGTGCAGTGAAGATCAGTCGTGGATGGGCCGACCGGTCAGTGGCGTGGTCACTCTGCCGCCGTTGGCGATGCTGGTGTTGAAATGGGAAGGTGATCTCTGA
- a CDS encoding glycoside hydrolase family 57 protein yields MSGKTRVVLCWHMHQPHYRDALDGDYRLPWVYLHAIKDYADMVAHLEAFPKAKVVVNFAPVLLEQLDDYGEQMRGWIREEIPMQDPLLNLVSGATPIPPEPELRADIITACQRAYAPTMIDRYAPFRELLDIARQQYVGGELDTMRISYLNSQFFADLLVWYHLAWLGTSVKNNDARVAQLMARKNNFTRIDRMLLMEVMAEVVESILPRYQALMEAGQIELSMTPYGHPIVPLLIDFNSMNDGQPEAPKPRSAGYPGGLNRCRWHMARGIEVFQEHFGVAPQGVWLSEGAVSSSALALLDEYNIAWTASGEGVWRASCEASKVAPALMEHKKALYRVAEHPPSRCRLFFRDDGLSDLIGFRYKDWGAKDAAADFCHHLETIHGFFADDDRERVITVILDGENAWEYYPDNAHQFLQALYGRLSEHPILSMATFSELCAPPTDGNRLTLPVLKAGSWVYGTFSTWIGERDKNAAWDLLVEAKQCYDRVAQSGVLPEDKLARATEQLAVCEGSDWFWWFGDQNPSDSVRDFDQLFRRHLIRLYQLLEKIPPQKLKNPLSHGGGHAENAGTMRRNL; encoded by the coding sequence ATGAGTGGTAAAACCCGGGTGGTGCTGTGCTGGCACATGCACCAACCCCATTATCGTGATGCGTTGGACGGCGACTATCGTCTGCCCTGGGTGTATCTCCACGCCATCAAGGATTACGCCGACATGGTCGCGCACCTTGAAGCGTTTCCCAAAGCAAAGGTGGTGGTCAATTTTGCTCCGGTTCTTCTGGAACAACTCGATGATTACGGCGAGCAGATGCGTGGCTGGATTCGCGAAGAGATTCCCATGCAGGACCCATTGCTCAATCTGGTGTCCGGCGCCACTCCCATCCCACCGGAGCCGGAGCTGCGGGCCGATATTATCACCGCCTGTCAGCGCGCCTATGCGCCGACCATGATTGATCGCTACGCGCCGTTTCGCGAACTGCTCGATATTGCCCGCCAGCAGTACGTCGGCGGTGAACTCGACACCATGCGCATCAGCTATCTTAATTCGCAGTTTTTTGCCGATCTGCTGGTCTGGTATCACCTGGCCTGGCTGGGCACCAGCGTCAAAAACAACGATGCTCGGGTGGCGCAGCTGATGGCGCGCAAAAACAATTTCACCCGGATCGACCGCATGCTGTTGATGGAGGTGATGGCCGAGGTGGTGGAAAGTATCCTGCCTCGCTATCAGGCGCTCATGGAAGCGGGGCAGATTGAGTTGTCCATGACGCCGTACGGTCATCCCATCGTGCCGCTACTGATTGATTTCAACAGCATGAATGACGGACAACCCGAGGCTCCGAAGCCGCGCAGTGCCGGTTATCCCGGTGGACTGAATCGCTGCCGCTGGCATATGGCACGGGGCATTGAGGTGTTTCAGGAACATTTCGGCGTCGCTCCCCAGGGGGTGTGGTTGTCGGAAGGGGCGGTGAGCAGTTCGGCATTGGCTTTGCTTGATGAGTACAATATTGCCTGGACCGCTTCCGGCGAAGGGGTGTGGCGGGCTTCCTGTGAGGCGTCGAAAGTGGCCCCTGCGCTGATGGAGCACAAAAAAGCGCTTTACCGGGTGGCCGAGCATCCGCCGAGCCGTTGTCGGTTGTTTTTCCGCGATGATGGGTTATCCGATCTGATCGGCTTTCGTTACAAAGATTGGGGCGCCAAAGATGCCGCAGCCGATTTTTGCCATCATCTGGAAACCATTCACGGATTTTTTGCCGATGATGATCGGGAACGGGTGATCACGGTGATTCTCGACGGCGAGAACGCCTGGGAGTATTATCCTGATAACGCCCACCAGTTTCTTCAGGCCCTGTACGGACGACTCAGTGAGCATCCCATTCTGTCCATGGCGACGTTCAGTGAGCTGTGTGCGCCGCCGACAGATGGAAATCGCCTTACTTTGCCCGTCCTTAAAGCCGGCAGCTGGGTGTACGGCACGTTTTCCACCTGGATCGGAGAACGGGATAAAAACGCCGCCTGGGATTTGTTGGTCGAAGCCAAGCAATGTTACGACCGTGTCGCCCAATCCGGCGTTCTGCCGGAGGACAAACTGGCGCGCGCCACCGAACAGCTGGCCGTGTGTGAAGGATCAGACTGGTTCTGGTGGTTTGGCGATCAAAACCCTTCTGACAGCGTGCGTGATTTTGATCAGTTGTTTCGCCGTCATCTGATCCGTCTTTATCAATTGCTGGAAAAAATTCCACCGCAAAAGCTGAAAAATCCCTTATCGCATGGTGGTGGTCATGCGGAAAACGCCGGGACCATGCGGCGTAACCTGTAA
- the malQ gene encoding 4-alpha-glucanotransferase, whose protein sequence is MTRTAGVLLHPTSLPGGTLDHEVIRFLDWMSDAGLGIWQILPLGAPHGDRSPYQALSCHALNPALLAPEQNEIDETDYHRFVDKQQWWLNDYALFVLLRGYFNQQSWSAWPEPLRFRDSHALAAIAERHHDTLEGLKKEQYRLFLRWEQVRDAAHQRGITLLGDAPIAVAYDSVEVWANPELFKLDEHLQPTVVAGVPPDYFSETGQRWGNPHYDWQLMEKSGFHWWRQRVAMALSKVDLLRIDHFRGLEALWEIPAEAETAIDGTWVKTPGRALLEILKQDFPHMPFVAEDLGVITEDVVALRDDFDLPGLSVLQFGFDGMEDNPHRIDNQVENSVVYTGTHDNNTTLGWFQSLDEELQQQVLKVLPVDAGAMPWPLIVAALHSPAQRAIVPMQDWLALDEHHRLNTPGTVENNWNWRFDWSQVPSTLAATIRHWLRRCDRL, encoded by the coding sequence ATGACCCGAACAGCCGGGGTGCTGTTGCATCCGACATCATTGCCCGGGGGAACGCTTGATCATGAGGTGATCCGTTTTCTCGATTGGATGAGTGACGCAGGACTGGGCATTTGGCAGATATTGCCGCTGGGTGCGCCTCACGGAGATCGTTCTCCTTACCAGGCGTTGTCCTGTCATGCCTTGAACCCGGCGTTACTAGCGCCTGAGCAAAACGAGATCGATGAAACCGATTACCATCGCTTTGTTGATAAGCAGCAGTGGTGGCTCAATGATTACGCCTTGTTTGTCCTGTTACGCGGTTATTTCAATCAGCAGAGCTGGTCGGCCTGGCCGGAGCCGCTGCGCTTTCGTGATTCCCACGCCTTAGCGGCGATCGCTGAGCGTCACCACGACACCCTCGAGGGATTGAAAAAAGAACAGTATCGGCTGTTTTTGCGCTGGGAGCAGGTTCGTGACGCCGCCCATCAACGTGGGATCACCTTGTTGGGCGATGCGCCGATCGCCGTGGCCTATGACAGTGTCGAAGTGTGGGCCAATCCCGAGTTGTTTAAACTGGACGAGCATCTGCAGCCGACTGTGGTGGCCGGAGTGCCGCCCGATTATTTTTCCGAAACCGGCCAGCGCTGGGGGAACCCGCATTACGACTGGCAGCTCATGGAGAAAAGCGGTTTTCACTGGTGGCGACAACGCGTTGCCATGGCGTTGAGCAAAGTGGACCTGTTGCGCATCGACCATTTTCGTGGTCTCGAAGCGTTGTGGGAGATTCCCGCCGAAGCGGAAACCGCCATTGACGGTACCTGGGTGAAAACGCCGGGTCGTGCCTTGCTGGAAATCCTGAAACAGGATTTCCCCCACATGCCGTTTGTGGCCGAGGACCTCGGTGTGATCACCGAAGACGTGGTGGCGTTGCGTGATGATTTTGACTTACCCGGCCTATCTGTTCTACAGTTTGGTTTTGATGGTATGGAAGATAACCCGCACCGTATTGATAACCAGGTGGAAAATTCCGTGGTTTACACCGGCACCCACGATAACAACACCACGCTCGGCTGGTTTCAGTCTCTGGATGAAGAACTCCAGCAGCAGGTGCTGAAGGTGTTACCCGTAGATGCCGGAGCCATGCCTTGGCCCCTGATTGTTGCGGCGTTGCACTCTCCGGCCCAACGCGCCATCGTGCCGATGCAGGACTGGTTGGCTCTGGATGAACACCATCGTCTCAACACGCCGGGCACCGTCGAAAATAATTGGAACTGGCGTTTTGACTGGAGCCAGGTTCCGTCAACACTGGCGGCGACGATTCGTCACTGGCTGAGACGTTGTGACCGCCTATAA